In Acidimicrobiia bacterium, the following proteins share a genomic window:
- the sepF gene encoding cell division protein SepF translates to MVYLGLQDDDEQYGYDAYGYDEYGEYGDEGRRGPHDAGPNDPNHRRVPEYAGGPAYPESRDARPVRDPPAPMARPEYGEPTVRAVPRDEPPSGVSVPRPPVVRSVPTSAARVHVVEPLNFNDAQEIGDRVKGNQAVILNLQGSNRELQRRLIDFSSGLAYAVGGSMSRVADSVFLLTPMNVQLSEEEKERLEARGLYRR, encoded by the coding sequence ATGGTCTACCTGGGACTCCAGGACGACGACGAGCAGTACGGCTACGACGCGTACGGCTACGACGAGTACGGCGAGTACGGCGACGAGGGCCGGCGCGGGCCGCACGACGCCGGGCCCAACGACCCCAACCACCGCCGGGTCCCCGAGTACGCCGGCGGCCCCGCCTACCCGGAGTCACGGGACGCGCGACCGGTCCGCGACCCGCCGGCACCGATGGCACGCCCCGAGTACGGCGAGCCGACCGTGCGCGCGGTGCCCCGCGACGAGCCGCCGTCGGGCGTCTCGGTCCCGCGCCCGCCGGTCGTGCGGAGCGTGCCGACGTCGGCGGCCCGGGTCCACGTGGTCGAGCCGCTGAACTTCAACGACGCCCAGGAGATCGGGGACCGCGTCAAGGGCAACCAGGCCGTCATCCTCAACCTGCAGGGCAGCAACCGGGAGCTGCAGCGCCGCCTCATCGACTTCTCGAGCGGCCTCGCCTACGCCGTCGGCGGGTCGATGTCGCGCGTCGCCGACTCCGTCTTCCTGCTGACGCCGATGAATGTGCAGCTCTCCGAAGAGGAGAAGGAGCGACTCGAGGCCCGCGGCCTCTACCGACGCTGA
- a CDS encoding DivIVA domain-containing protein — translation MASMDVTPQELRDVEIREAWRGYHRDDVDELLERAAATIEHLQDEVRQEKLRAAQAPTPAPAPARTPAVTPPPVPERRPPGVDTDVIQRTLVLAQKAADEAVAEARAAAQQMLAESEAKAQSLVGEAEANARRIADTERRRLEEEIGQLTAARETLNADVDALERFESEYKERLRQAIRAELAVLDSPNPPTGERPSLHAVHVPAPRSWSASSGYAPSAEGTGSPAALASGGVPTVSIQAVSAHEQWEESSGEWGETPAAAVVDDAEEPDLSERSESLDDDAFFASLREAVRDDTPLGSREPTSEHFLDTEEPDDQRKLFRRRR, via the coding sequence ATGGCTTCCATGGACGTGACCCCCCAGGAGTTGCGCGACGTCGAGATCCGTGAGGCGTGGCGCGGCTACCACCGCGACGACGTCGACGAGCTGCTTGAGCGGGCGGCCGCCACGATCGAGCACCTGCAGGACGAAGTTCGCCAGGAGAAGCTCCGGGCCGCGCAGGCGCCGACCCCGGCGCCGGCGCCGGCACGCACGCCGGCGGTGACGCCGCCGCCGGTGCCCGAGCGCCGCCCGCCGGGCGTCGACACCGACGTCATCCAGCGGACGCTCGTCCTCGCGCAGAAGGCCGCCGACGAGGCGGTCGCCGAGGCGCGCGCAGCCGCCCAGCAGATGCTGGCCGAGTCGGAGGCCAAGGCGCAGTCGCTGGTCGGCGAGGCCGAGGCGAACGCGCGTCGGATCGCCGACACCGAGCGCCGCCGCCTCGAGGAGGAGATCGGACAGCTCACGGCGGCGCGCGAGACCTTGAACGCCGACGTGGACGCCCTCGAGCGCTTCGAGTCCGAGTACAAGGAGCGCCTCCGCCAGGCCATCCGCGCCGAGCTCGCCGTCCTCGATTCGCCCAACCCGCCGACCGGTGAGCGGCCGTCCCTCCACGCGGTGCACGTGCCCGCGCCGCGGTCCTGGTCGGCGTCCTCGGGCTACGCCCCGTCCGCCGAGGGGACGGGGTCGCCGGCGGCGCTGGCGTCGGGCGGAGTCCCGACGGTCAGCATCCAGGCCGTCTCCGCCCACGAGCAGTGGGAGGAGTCGAGCGGCGAGTGGGGCGAGACGCCCGCCGCCGCGGTCGTCGACGACGCCGAGGAGCCCGACCTGTCGGAGCGCAGCGAGAGCCTCGACGACGACGCCTTCTTCGCGTCGCTGCGCGAGGCCGTGCGCGACGACACGCCCCTCGGCTCGCGGGAGCCGACGTCGGAGCACTTCCTCGACACCGAGGAGCCCGACGACCAGCGCAAGCTGTTCCGCCGGCGGCGCTGA
- a CDS encoding DUF167 domain-containing protein codes for MSDVDDLYAFDGSTVVLAVHVQPRAGRSAVLGRHGNALRLRVAAPPVDDRANEAARALLAEQFGVKPADVQLVAGERSRLKRFRLANVDHDEFVVRLRRAVREADQAAGPRSRHHVD; via the coding sequence GTGAGCGACGTCGACGACCTCTACGCGTTCGACGGCAGCACGGTCGTGCTCGCCGTGCACGTGCAGCCCCGCGCAGGGCGGAGCGCGGTGCTCGGCCGCCACGGCAACGCGCTGCGCCTCCGCGTCGCGGCGCCGCCGGTCGACGACCGGGCCAACGAGGCCGCACGCGCGCTGCTCGCCGAGCAGTTCGGCGTGAAGCCGGCCGACGTGCAGCTGGTCGCGGGCGAGCGGTCGCGCCTGAAGCGCTTCCGCCTCGCCAACGTCGACCACGACGAGTTCGTCGTGCGGCTGCGACGCGCCGTCCGCGAGGCCGACCAGGCCGCCGGGCCGCGCTCGCGCCACCACGTCGACTGA
- a CDS encoding HAMP domain-containing sensor histidine kinase, which produces MKRRLLISSLSITCFVLLALALPLGLSYRQGQQRQLTSRVRDEAFALALRAEQPLAHGDTAVLGPFVHQLAARTGDGIAVVDLGGRVVDAAGAHQPATAASTVGSADLDAARRGHGVTARHTVGGDDTLTVTVPILSGGATIGAARVSSSLAEVDGAVARNWLLLGGLAGVIALIVLLVSTLLARSFTRPLAELDRAAAALGDGDLDARVPVPDDPPELRRLAGSFNATAARLASLLSSQRAFVADASHQLRTPLAALRLRLENVEADGPEHRPEDLDGALTEVRRLTALVESLLVLTRAEDAPAPTVDVWLQPLVEARLEAWSAVAAERGVELDAAVGAVAVRSEPGRLEQVLDNLLSNALDVAPGGSAVRVSARTTGQRVELTVRDAGPGMSSEQRARAFDRFWRSPSARRHDGGFGLGLPIVRRLVVADGGEVRLADAPGGGLAVVVSLPAARVAALRASA; this is translated from the coding sequence GTGAAGCGGCGGCTGCTGATCAGCTCCCTGTCCATCACCTGCTTCGTGCTCCTCGCCCTCGCCCTGCCGCTTGGCCTCTCCTACCGGCAGGGCCAACAGCGGCAGCTCACGAGCCGCGTGCGCGACGAGGCGTTCGCGCTGGCGCTGCGGGCCGAGCAGCCGCTCGCGCACGGCGACACCGCCGTGCTGGGCCCGTTCGTCCACCAGCTGGCCGCCCGGACCGGCGACGGGATCGCGGTCGTCGACCTCGGCGGGCGCGTGGTCGACGCCGCCGGGGCTCATCAGCCGGCGACCGCCGCGTCCACCGTCGGCTCCGCCGACCTCGACGCGGCGCGGCGCGGCCACGGCGTCACCGCGCGGCACACGGTTGGCGGCGACGACACGCTGACGGTCACGGTGCCGATCCTCTCGGGAGGCGCGACGATCGGCGCCGCGCGCGTCTCGTCCTCGCTCGCCGAGGTCGACGGGGCGGTGGCGCGGAACTGGCTGCTCCTCGGCGGCCTGGCCGGCGTCATCGCGCTCATCGTGCTGCTCGTGAGCACGCTGCTCGCCCGGTCGTTCACGCGCCCGCTGGCCGAGCTCGACCGCGCCGCCGCCGCCCTCGGCGACGGCGACCTCGACGCACGCGTGCCCGTGCCCGACGACCCGCCGGAGCTGCGGCGGCTGGCGGGGTCGTTCAACGCCACCGCGGCTCGGCTGGCGTCGCTGCTGTCGTCGCAGCGCGCGTTCGTGGCCGACGCCTCCCACCAGCTGCGGACCCCGCTGGCAGCGTTGCGGCTGCGCCTCGAGAACGTCGAGGCGGACGGGCCGGAGCACCGACCCGAGGATCTCGACGGCGCGTTGACCGAGGTCCGTCGGCTCACCGCCCTCGTCGAGAGCCTGCTCGTGCTCACGCGGGCGGAGGACGCGCCGGCGCCGACGGTCGACGTGTGGCTCCAGCCGCTGGTGGAGGCGCGCCTCGAGGCCTGGAGCGCGGTGGCGGCGGAGCGGGGGGTCGAGCTCGACGCCGCCGTCGGCGCCGTGGCCGTGCGCAGCGAGCCGGGGCGGCTCGAGCAGGTGCTCGACAACCTGCTCAGCAACGCCCTCGATGTCGCGCCGGGCGGGTCGGCGGTGCGGGTCTCGGCCCGGACCACGGGCCAGCGGGTCGAGCTCACCGTGCGGGACGCCGGGCCCGGCATGAGCTCGGAGCAGCGGGCCCGGGCCTTCGACCGGTTCTGGCGGTCGCCGAGCGCTCGTCGGCACGACGGCGGCTTCGGGCTGGGCCTGCCGATCGTGCGGCGGCTCGTGGTCGCGGACGGGGGGGAGGTGCGCCTCGCCGACGCGCCCGGGGGCGGGCTCGCGGTCGTGGTGTCGCTCCCGGCGGCGCGCGTCGCGGCGCTGCGGGCCAGCGCCTGA
- a CDS encoding response regulator transcription factor, which produces MRVLLIEDDLTIANPLVRGLEREGFAVAHAECGGDVAGALDGAHPDVILLDLGLPDVDGFELCRTLRASSGVPIIVVTARGEEVDRVVGLELGADDYVVKPFGFRELVARIRAVLRRAAGRAAGGAASLGPLVVDRRTRRAAVDDQPLTLTPKEFDLLALLADDPGAVCSRQQILDEVWDPHWYGPTKTLDVHIASLRRKLGRPELIETVRGVGYRLCVPEAAA; this is translated from the coding sequence ATGCGGGTGCTCCTCATCGAGGACGACCTCACCATTGCCAACCCGCTGGTCCGGGGCCTGGAGCGGGAGGGCTTCGCGGTCGCCCACGCCGAGTGCGGCGGCGACGTGGCCGGCGCCCTCGACGGGGCGCACCCCGACGTGATCCTCCTCGACCTCGGGCTCCCCGACGTCGACGGGTTCGAGCTGTGCCGGACCCTCCGGGCCAGCTCGGGGGTGCCGATCATCGTCGTCACCGCCCGCGGCGAAGAGGTGGACCGGGTCGTCGGCCTCGAGCTCGGCGCCGACGACTACGTCGTGAAACCGTTCGGGTTCCGGGAGCTCGTCGCCCGCATCCGCGCCGTGCTCCGCCGGGCCGCCGGACGCGCCGCCGGCGGGGCGGCGTCGCTCGGGCCGCTCGTCGTCGACCGTCGCACCCGCCGCGCCGCCGTCGACGACCAGCCGCTCACCCTGACGCCGAAGGAGTTCGACCTCTTGGCGCTGCTCGCCGACGACCCGGGGGCGGTGTGCAGCCGCCAGCAGATCCTCGACGAGGTCTGGGACCCCCACTGGTACGGGCCGACGAAGACCCTCGACGTGCACATCGCCAGCCTCCGCCGCAAGCTCGGGCGCCCCGAGCTCATCGAGACCGTCCGGGGGGTCGGCTACCGGCTCTGTGTCCCCGAGGCGGCGGCGTGA
- a CDS encoding YggT family protein, which yields MGFVCALLIVFIVVLFLRAVLSWFPESQRPGTATAQISRVLNDLTEWALRPLRRVIPPAGMFDLSFLVLVFFLIFLRTFLCG from the coding sequence GTGGGATTCGTCTGCGCGCTGCTCATCGTCTTCATCGTCGTGCTGTTCCTCCGCGCCGTGCTCTCGTGGTTCCCCGAGTCGCAGCGCCCCGGCACCGCGACCGCGCAGATCTCCCGGGTGCTCAACGACCTGACCGAGTGGGCGCTGCGCCCGCTCCGCCGCGTGATCCCGCCCGCCGGCATGTTCGACCTCTCGTTCCTCGTGCTGGTGTTCTTCCTGATCTTCCTCCGCACCTTCCTCTGCGGCTGA
- the ileS gene encoding isoleucine--tRNA ligase has protein sequence MPFESLPREVDLVALEERVLRRWADDDVFGESLRRRDGAPEWVFYEGPPTANGQPGLHHVWARSFKDLYPRFHTMRGRYVARKGGWDCHGLPVELEVERELGFSGKPEIEEFGVAAFNQRCRESVHRYVEDWSALTTRIGMWLDTANAYWTLTNEYIESVWWHLRQLWDAGLVYEGFKVVPYCARCGTALSSHEVALGYEDVVEPSVYVRFPLVDDDVDLLVWTTTPWTLVSNVAAAVGPDVRYARVRAQDGRRDLVLAAERVAPVLGDDAEVVADVPVATLVGRHYERPFDVLPLPADAARVVAADFVTVEDGSGVVHLAPAFGEVDREVGEAEGLPMLNPVDAAARFDHSVPPYRGRFVKDADPLIIDDLAARGRLERVVDYEHSYPHCWRCATPLIYWAKPTWFARTSEHRAELLRENETVGWHPEHIKHGRFGDWLEHNVDWALSRDRFWGTPLPFWRCEEGHDTCVGSVAELAELAGRDLAGLDLHRPDVDEVAITCPTCGARARRVEAVLDAWFDSGAMPASQWHYPFEHADRFERRFPADFVCEAIDQTRGWFYSLLAVNTLVFGRAPYRHVVCLAHIVDRDGQKMSKSRGNVLDPWTILRSRGADALRWYFFSAGSPWTSRRVDEQVIDESTRRFLLTLWNTASFFVTYANLDGWEPGPPVRSPHVLDRWIRSRLHATVGEVTDALEGFDALRAAQALDRLVDDCSNWYVRRSRPRFWKSADPGAPATLHECLTTISLLLAPFCPFLADELHRTVTQSGVSVHLADWPAADPGAVDPALEAEMAFARRLVTLGLAARNEAGIKVRQPLRRALVLFPAGLTLGDELRAQVADELNVKALEPVRDLEGLLDYSVAPRFRTLGPRLGPLVRPLQAVLAAADGAALRRALETDGRVVVTVDGQAVELGPDDVDVRARTHESLALAEDGGVAVALDTALDDELRSEGLARELVRALNEHRKALGLDLADRVRVELGADGRVAAAARRHADWIQEEVLATDWRVTDVGDDGLDGAATLAVDGDPVRVRVDRV, from the coding sequence ATGCCGTTCGAGTCACTTCCTCGCGAGGTCGACCTCGTCGCGCTCGAGGAGCGCGTGCTGCGGCGGTGGGCCGACGACGACGTGTTCGGCGAGAGCCTTCGTCGCCGCGACGGGGCCCCGGAGTGGGTGTTCTACGAGGGACCGCCGACCGCCAACGGCCAGCCCGGGCTCCACCACGTCTGGGCCCGCTCCTTCAAGGACCTCTATCCCCGCTTCCACACCATGCGCGGGCGCTACGTGGCCCGGAAGGGCGGCTGGGACTGCCACGGGCTCCCGGTCGAGCTCGAGGTGGAGCGGGAGCTCGGGTTCTCGGGCAAGCCCGAGATCGAGGAGTTCGGGGTCGCAGCGTTCAACCAGCGCTGCCGCGAGTCGGTGCACCGATACGTCGAGGACTGGTCCGCGCTCACGACCCGGATCGGGATGTGGCTCGACACCGCGAACGCCTACTGGACGTTGACGAACGAGTACATCGAGAGCGTCTGGTGGCACCTTCGCCAGCTCTGGGACGCCGGGCTCGTCTACGAGGGGTTCAAGGTCGTGCCCTACTGCGCGCGCTGCGGCACCGCCCTGTCGAGCCACGAGGTGGCGCTCGGGTACGAGGACGTGGTCGAGCCGTCCGTGTACGTGCGCTTCCCGCTCGTCGACGACGACGTCGACCTGCTGGTGTGGACGACCACGCCGTGGACGCTGGTGTCGAACGTCGCCGCCGCGGTGGGACCCGACGTGCGGTACGCGCGCGTGCGCGCGCAGGACGGCCGGCGCGACCTCGTGCTGGCGGCGGAACGGGTCGCGCCGGTGCTCGGCGACGACGCCGAGGTGGTCGCCGACGTGCCCGTCGCCACGCTGGTCGGACGCCACTACGAGCGGCCGTTCGACGTCCTGCCCCTCCCCGCTGACGCGGCGCGCGTGGTCGCCGCCGACTTCGTGACCGTCGAGGACGGCTCCGGCGTCGTGCACCTGGCGCCGGCCTTCGGCGAGGTCGACCGCGAGGTCGGCGAGGCCGAGGGCCTGCCGATGCTGAACCCCGTCGACGCCGCCGCCCGCTTCGACCACTCCGTGCCCCCGTACCGGGGGCGCTTCGTGAAGGACGCCGACCCGCTCATCATCGACGACCTGGCGGCGCGCGGCCGGCTGGAGCGGGTCGTCGACTACGAGCACTCGTACCCGCACTGCTGGCGCTGCGCGACGCCCCTCATCTACTGGGCCAAGCCGACGTGGTTCGCCCGCACGTCCGAGCACCGCGCCGAGCTGCTGCGCGAGAACGAGACCGTCGGGTGGCACCCCGAGCACATCAAGCACGGCCGCTTCGGCGACTGGCTCGAGCACAACGTCGACTGGGCGTTGTCACGCGACCGCTTCTGGGGGACGCCGCTCCCCTTCTGGCGCTGCGAGGAGGGGCACGACACCTGCGTCGGGTCGGTCGCCGAGCTCGCCGAGCTGGCCGGCCGCGACCTGGCCGGGCTCGACCTGCACCGGCCGGACGTCGACGAGGTCGCGATCACGTGCCCCACGTGCGGCGCTCGGGCCCGCCGCGTCGAGGCGGTGCTCGACGCCTGGTTCGACTCGGGCGCGATGCCGGCGTCGCAGTGGCACTACCCGTTCGAGCACGCCGACCGGTTCGAGCGTCGCTTCCCCGCCGACTTCGTCTGCGAGGCCATCGACCAGACCCGGGGCTGGTTCTACTCGCTCCTGGCCGTCAACACGCTGGTGTTCGGCCGGGCGCCGTACCGGCACGTCGTGTGCCTGGCCCACATCGTCGACCGCGACGGCCAGAAGATGTCGAAGTCGCGCGGGAACGTCCTCGACCCGTGGACCATCCTGCGGAGCCGGGGCGCCGACGCGCTCCGCTGGTACTTCTTCTCGGCCGGCTCACCGTGGACGAGCCGACGGGTCGACGAGCAGGTGATCGACGAGTCGACCCGCCGGTTCCTGCTGACGCTGTGGAACACGGCGTCGTTCTTCGTCACCTACGCGAACCTCGACGGCTGGGAGCCCGGGCCGCCGGTTCGGTCCCCGCACGTGCTCGACCGCTGGATCCGGTCCCGCCTCCACGCGACCGTCGGCGAGGTCACCGACGCGCTCGAGGGCTTCGACGCCTTGCGCGCCGCGCAGGCCCTCGACCGGCTGGTCGACGACTGCTCGAACTGGTACGTGCGCCGCTCCCGGCCGCGCTTCTGGAAGTCGGCCGACCCGGGCGCGCCGGCGACGCTCCACGAGTGCCTGACGACGATCAGCCTGCTGCTGGCCCCGTTCTGCCCCTTCCTCGCCGACGAGCTGCACCGCACCGTCACCCAAAGCGGCGTGTCGGTGCACCTGGCCGACTGGCCCGCCGCCGATCCCGGCGCCGTCGACCCGGCCCTCGAGGCCGAGATGGCCTTCGCCCGCCGGCTGGTGACCCTCGGGCTCGCGGCCCGCAACGAGGCTGGGATCAAGGTGCGCCAGCCGCTGCGGCGGGCCCTGGTCCTGTTCCCGGCGGGCCTGACCCTCGGCGACGAGCTCCGCGCCCAGGTCGCCGACGAGCTGAACGTGAAGGCCCTCGAGCCCGTCCGCGACCTCGAGGGCCTCCTCGACTACTCGGTGGCGCCCCGGTTCCGGACGCTCGGGCCTCGCCTCGGGCCGCTCGTGCGCCCGCTCCAGGCCGTGCTGGCGGCCGCCGACGGCGCCGCCCTCCGTCGGGCGCTCGAGACCGACGGGCGGGTGGTCGTCACGGTCGACGGCCAGGCGGTCGAGCTCGGACCCGACGACGTCGACGTGCGGGCCCGGACCCACGAGTCGCTGGCCCTGGCCGAGGACGGCGGCGTGGCGGTCGCGCTCGACACCGCCCTCGACGACGAGCTGCGCTCCGAGGGCCTGGCCCGCGAGCTCGTCCGCGCCCTGAACGAGCACCGCAAGGCGCTCGGCCTCGACCTCGCCGACCGGGTGCGCGTGGAGCTCGGCGCCGACGGCCGCGTCGCCGCGGCGGCGCGGCGGCACGCGGACTGGATCCAGGAGGAGGTGCTCGCCACCGACTGGCGGGTCACCGACGTCGGCGACGACGGGCTCGACGGCGCGGCGACGCTCGCGGTCGACGGCGACCCGGTGCGGGTGCGCGTGGACCGGGTCTGA
- a CDS encoding Rrf2 family transcriptional regulator gives MKMSTRGDYAARALLSLALHGLDRPTSVKEIAERTALPQPYLEQILLAAKGAGLVSSKRGVGGGYVLARPPHEITLAQIVSAVEGPLETPLGEHDHCEGHCVLQEVWVGVSDEMRRLLEGYTLADLVHRTRVGHRVVGASDAATA, from the coding sequence ATGAAGATGTCGACCCGGGGCGACTACGCGGCGCGGGCCCTGCTCTCGCTGGCCCTGCACGGGCTCGACCGGCCGACGTCGGTGAAGGAGATCGCCGAGCGCACCGCCTTGCCCCAGCCCTACCTCGAGCAGATCCTCCTGGCTGCGAAGGGCGCGGGCTTGGTGAGCTCAAAGCGCGGGGTCGGCGGGGGTTACGTGCTCGCCCGGCCCCCCCACGAGATCACGCTGGCCCAGATCGTGAGCGCGGTCGAGGGTCCGCTCGAAACCCCCCTCGGCGAGCACGACCACTGCGAGGGGCACTGCGTGCTGCAAGAGGTGTGGGTGGGCGTGTCCGACGAGATGCGTCGACTCCTCGAGGGCTACACCCTGGCCGACCTCGTGCACCGGACCCGGGTCGGTCATCGGGTCGTCGGCGCGTCCGACGCCGCGACCGCCTGA
- a CDS encoding RluA family pseudouridine synthase, with amino-acid sequence MEPLRRAGGRGGVNAEPDAITVPAELAGDRVDRAVARLTGWSRAEVQALLADGAVLVNGRAPAKSQRVAAGAVVELLGGPEPPGPPGPEAVPVDVRAADEDVIVVHKPAGLVVHPGAGHAHGTLVHGLLARYPELAAVGDPYRPGIVHRLDRDTSGLLVVARSPSAFEALVAALAARRVERRYLALVRGVPDAPEALIDAPIGRAEGRRTRMAVRAEGRPARTGYELLGTDPARRVALLECRLETGRTHQIRVHLAAIGHPVVGDRAYGGGGPGGPRPFLHAHRLAFSHPRGGARQAFEAALPAELAGVLAEVGVEPPALEDRPARAGGVEAG; translated from the coding sequence GTGGAGCCTCTTCGGCGGGCGGGCGGGCGCGGCGGCGTGAACGCCGAGCCCGACGCCATCACGGTGCCGGCCGAGCTGGCCGGCGACCGGGTCGACCGGGCCGTAGCCCGGCTGACCGGCTGGAGCCGGGCCGAGGTCCAAGCCCTCCTCGCCGACGGCGCCGTCCTCGTGAACGGGCGGGCGCCGGCCAAGAGCCAGCGGGTCGCCGCCGGTGCCGTCGTCGAGCTGCTCGGCGGCCCGGAACCCCCGGGCCCACCGGGTCCGGAGGCGGTCCCGGTCGACGTCCGGGCCGCGGACGAGGACGTCATCGTCGTGCACAAGCCGGCCGGCCTGGTCGTGCACCCGGGCGCCGGGCACGCCCACGGGACCCTCGTCCACGGGCTGCTGGCGCGGTACCCGGAGCTCGCCGCCGTCGGCGACCCGTACCGACCCGGCATCGTCCACCGGCTGGACCGGGACACGAGCGGCCTGCTCGTCGTGGCGCGCTCCCCGTCGGCGTTCGAGGCCCTCGTGGCGGCGCTCGCGGCCCGCCGGGTCGAGCGCCGCTACCTGGCCCTGGTCCGGGGCGTGCCCGACGCCCCCGAGGCGCTGATCGACGCCCCGATCGGCCGGGCCGAGGGCCGGCGGACCCGGATGGCGGTGCGCGCCGAGGGGCGCCCGGCCCGCACCGGCTACGAGCTCCTCGGCACCGACCCCGCCCGGCGGGTCGCCCTCCTCGAGTGCCGGCTCGAGACCGGCCGCACCCACCAGATCCGGGTGCACCTGGCCGCCATCGGCCACCCGGTGGTGGGGGACCGGGCCTACGGGGGCGGGGGGCCGGGCGGGCCCCGGCCCTTCCTGCACGCCCACCGGCTGGCGTTCTCGCATCCCCGTGGCGGGGCGCGGCAGGCCTTCGAGGCGGCCCTGCCCGCAGAGCTGGCGGGGGTGCTGGCCGAGGTGGGGGTGGAGCCGCCCGCCCTGGAGGACCGACCAGCCCGAGCCGGCGGCGTCGAGGCGGGGTGA
- a CDS encoding TraR/DksA C4-type zinc finger protein gives MPGAGKKATPRRAATGGPAGGGRARSGSSRGNPGKPAAAKKPPARKAAPKPPAAKTAKRTPAKAVPTKKPAAKKAPAPRPAAKRLPAKPAAAPKATTKAAAPARAPTATRPAAPGAGETRSRGGKKTVICPLSGFEVTPGPANLSPKTLERLRQKLVDEKNRLHHQAEELTAEAEQLAREREAGDTQFDEESGEGDTVNIERERDLLLSATARQVVEEIDDALERMKRNRYGVCKPAGRKIALERLEAIPWAQVCVDCKARAERRR, from the coding sequence ATGCCCGGGGCAGGCAAGAAGGCGACACCGCGCCGCGCCGCGACCGGGGGTCCCGCGGGCGGGGGGCGGGCCCGATCCGGCTCGAGCCGGGGCAACCCGGGCAAGCCGGCCGCGGCCAAGAAGCCCCCGGCCCGGAAGGCGGCGCCGAAGCCGCCGGCGGCCAAGACGGCGAAGCGGACGCCGGCGAAGGCCGTCCCGACCAAGAAGCCGGCGGCGAAGAAGGCCCCGGCCCCGCGGCCGGCCGCGAAGCGACTCCCGGCCAAGCCGGCGGCGGCGCCGAAGGCGACGACCAAGGCCGCCGCGCCCGCCCGCGCCCCGACCGCGACCCGTCCGGCCGCGCCCGGGGCGGGGGAGACAAGGTCCCGGGGCGGCAAGAAGACGGTCATCTGCCCGCTCTCGGGCTTCGAGGTGACGCCCGGGCCCGCCAACCTGAGCCCGAAGACGCTCGAGCGGCTCCGCCAGAAGCTGGTCGACGAGAAGAACCGGCTGCACCACCAGGCCGAGGAGCTCACGGCCGAGGCCGAGCAGCTGGCCCGGGAGCGGGAGGCCGGTGACACCCAGTTCGACGAGGAGTCGGGGGAGGGGGACACCGTCAACATCGAGCGGGAGCGCGACCTGCTCCTGTCGGCGACGGCCCGGCAGGTCGTGGAGGAGATCGACGACGCCCTCGAGCGGATGAAGCGCAACCGGTACGGCGTCTGTAAGCCCGCGGGGCGGAAGATCGCGCTCGAGCGGCTCGAGGCGATCCCCTGGGCCCAGGTGTGCGTCGATTGCAAGGCGCGTGCCGAGCGGCGACGCTGA
- the lspA gene encoding signal peptidase II, which produces MPSGDADPVAARLRGRRGLVAGIVITVVALDQATKAWAAATLPGSPVSIVGSTVELRLARNTGSAFSLFQTMTPLLVILVIGVAVVLLRAVRRAHERTVLVALALVLGGAFGNVADRLFRSPGWLRGGVVDFVRLDGWPTFNVADSAITIGAVLLVWWSLFGGRAGAAA; this is translated from the coding sequence GTGCCGAGCGGCGACGCTGATCCCGTCGCGGCGCGCCTCCGCGGGCGCCGCGGGCTGGTGGCCGGAATCGTCATCACGGTGGTGGCGCTCGACCAGGCCACGAAGGCCTGGGCGGCGGCGACGCTGCCGGGGTCGCCGGTGTCGATCGTCGGCTCGACCGTCGAGCTGCGCCTCGCCCGCAACACGGGGAGCGCGTTCAGCCTCTTCCAGACGATGACGCCGCTCCTCGTCATCCTCGTCATCGGCGTCGCCGTCGTCCTGCTCCGGGCCGTTCGCCGCGCCCACGAGCGCACCGTGCTCGTGGCCCTGGCGCTCGTGCTCGGCGGCGCCTTCGGGAACGTGGCCGACCGCCTCTTCCGGTCGCCGGGCTGGCTGCGCGGCGGGGTCGTCGACTTCGTGCGCCTGGACGGGTGGCCGACCTTCAACGTCGCCGACTCGGCGATCACCATCGGCGCCGTCCTCCTGGTGTGGTGGAGCCTCTTCGGCGGGCGGGCGGGCGCGGCGGCGTGA